A region of Asticcacaulis excentricus DNA encodes the following proteins:
- a CDS encoding ROK family protein, whose translation MLYIGVDFGGTKIEAAALSDRGDVLARWREPNPGDYDAALRLVKNLIARVEAEARQTHPDLANAPASIGIGSPGSVSPRSGLMRNSNSLYLNGRTFREDLEVTLGRPVRLANDANCLALSEAIDGAAAGASSVFAIIVGTGCGGGVVVNGQLVNGANGIAGEWGHMPLPWPQPAEYPGPKCWCGQHGCLETWVSGTGFARDFQHTTGRDLKGEEIITAMRNGDAEAKAAFEALLSRLGRGMAAIVNILDPDVFVFGGGLSNVPEIYDALPSLIRPYVFSDGWDAKLAPARWGDSSGVRGAAYLWKQS comes from the coding sequence ATGCTATATATTGGCGTGGATTTTGGCGGCACCAAGATCGAGGCAGCGGCCTTGTCCGACCGCGGAGACGTTCTGGCCCGCTGGCGTGAGCCCAATCCCGGCGATTATGACGCGGCCCTGCGTTTGGTCAAAAACCTGATCGCGCGGGTCGAAGCCGAAGCCCGTCAGACCCATCCCGATCTGGCCAATGCGCCCGCCAGCATCGGCATTGGCTCGCCCGGTTCCGTATCGCCGCGTAGCGGCCTGATGCGCAATTCCAATTCTCTTTATCTGAACGGCCGCACCTTCCGCGAAGACCTTGAGGTCACTCTGGGCCGCCCGGTGCGTCTGGCCAATGATGCCAACTGCCTCGCCCTGTCCGAAGCGATTGACGGGGCCGCCGCCGGGGCGTCCAGCGTCTTTGCCATCATCGTCGGTACGGGCTGCGGTGGGGGTGTGGTGGTCAACGGACAACTGGTCAACGGGGCCAATGGCATTGCCGGCGAATGGGGCCACATGCCCCTGCCGTGGCCGCAGCCCGCCGAATATCCCGGTCCCAAGTGCTGGTGCGGTCAGCACGGCTGCCTTGAAACCTGGGTCTCAGGCACGGGCTTTGCGCGCGATTTTCAGCATACGACGGGCCGCGACCTGAAGGGCGAAGAGATCATCACCGCCATGCGCAACGGCGATGCCGAAGCCAAGGCTGCTTTTGAGGCCCTGTTGTCGCGACTGGGGCGCGGTATGGCGGCCATCGTCAATATTCTTGATCCGGACGTCTTCGTTTTCGGCGGAGGCCTGTCCAATGTGCCGGAAATCTATGACGCTCTGCCGAGCCTGATCCGGCCCTATGTCTTTTCCGACGGCTGGGACGCCAAACTGGCGCCGGCGCGCTGGGGCGATTCGTCGGGCGTGCGCGGTGCCGCCTATCTGTGGAAACAAAGCTAA
- a CDS encoding carboxylesterase/lipase family protein, translating into MKRIMFALGLLLATPVQAQDAPIVHLPQGDLRGQTQEGISRFKAIPFAAPPVAEARWTAPRPPQAWAGVRDATESAPACAQVSYGWNEKAAQSASEDCLYLEVATPELSPVKPLPVMVFIHGGANRAGDGAGTIHSALPSQGVVLVSIQYRLGVFGFLSHPALSAEQGGASGNYALMDQIAALRWVRDHIAAFGGDPHNVTLFGHSAGAQDVGLLLAAPAAKGLFHKAILQSGTPQFGLPARTLTQNEALGTTLARGFSGAKPDSAAALADLRRADARAVQAAADRLDAPIDDDSFIWLQPTVDGKVLPRAPQAVFRAGEGADIPVIIGVSARELGLHGDLKSQLKAAFGPRARAAARYYRQTDPVLGPPDLTLATDLSFRCPADWLARQRTAKGGQVWLYQLEVNRPADQPVHHGSELTFVFNRPPPGEGPGWPDLGARWVRFARDGNPGADWPVYGADAHSLRLMAAGPQVATHVRGPVCGWLDRP; encoded by the coding sequence ATGAAACGGATAATGTTCGCCTTGGGCCTGTTACTGGCGACGCCCGTTCAGGCGCAGGACGCCCCGATTGTCCACCTGCCGCAAGGCGATCTGCGCGGGCAAACGCAGGAGGGTATCAGCCGCTTCAAGGCCATCCCCTTTGCCGCGCCGCCCGTCGCCGAAGCGCGCTGGACCGCGCCGCGTCCGCCGCAAGCGTGGGCCGGTGTGCGTGACGCCACCGAGAGCGCGCCTGCCTGCGCACAGGTCTCCTATGGCTGGAACGAAAAGGCCGCGCAGAGCGCTTCGGAAGACTGCCTCTATCTGGAAGTTGCCACGCCGGAGCTGAGCCCGGTCAAGCCCCTGCCGGTCATGGTCTTTATTCATGGCGGGGCCAATCGCGCCGGGGATGGCGCAGGCACGATCCATTCGGCCCTGCCGTCGCAGGGTGTGGTGCTGGTGTCGATCCAGTATCGTCTGGGGGTGTTTGGCTTCCTGTCGCATCCGGCCCTCAGTGCCGAACAGGGCGGGGCGTCGGGCAACTACGCCCTGATGGATCAGATCGCCGCCCTGAGATGGGTGCGCGACCATATTGCGGCCTTTGGCGGCGATCCTCACAATGTCACCCTGTTCGGGCACAGCGCCGGCGCGCAGGATGTCGGGCTGCTGCTGGCGGCACCCGCTGCGAAGGGGCTGTTTCACAAGGCGATTCTGCAATCGGGCACGCCGCAATTTGGTCTGCCGGCGCGCACCCTGACGCAGAACGAAGCGCTGGGGACCACTTTGGCAAGGGGTTTCAGCGGTGCAAAGCCCGACAGCGCGGCAGCGCTGGCCGATCTGCGCCGGGCCGATGCCCGCGCCGTGCAGGCGGCGGCCGACCGGCTGGATGCGCCTATCGACGACGACAGCTTTATCTGGCTTCAGCCGACCGTGGACGGCAAGGTTTTGCCGCGCGCCCCGCAAGCGGTGTTCCGCGCCGGTGAAGGGGCGGATATTCCGGTGATCATCGGGGTATCGGCGCGCGAACTGGGCCTGCATGGCGACCTGAAAAGCCAACTGAAAGCCGCCTTTGGCCCGCGTGCCAGAGCCGCAGCCCGATATTATCGCCAAACGGACCCGGTTCTGGGGCCGCCCGATCTGACGCTGGCTACCGACCTCAGCTTCCGCTGTCCGGCCGACTGGCTGGCGCGGCAACGCACGGCGAAGGGCGGGCAGGTGTGGCTCTATCAGCTTGAGGTCAATCGCCCGGCGGATCAGCCGGTGCACCATGGCTCCGAACTGACCTTTGTCTTCAACCGCCCGCCGCCGGGGGAGGGGCCGGGCTGGCCCGATCTGGGCGCGCGTTGGGTCCGCTTTGCCCGCGACGGCAACCCCGGCGCCGACTGGCCGGTCTATGGGGCCGACGCCCACAGTCTGCGCCTTATGGCAGCCGGGCCACAGGTGGCGACGCATGTGCGCGGGCCTGTGTGCGGGTGGCTTGACAGGCCTTAA
- a CDS encoding ROK family transcriptional regulator: protein MTLEAFPDDTRTAPRSGTYEEGLSGTNLERAGDHNQRVTLQAIRARGPITRADLADITSLTAPAIANITRRLLNDGLILKAGRLTGGRGQPATQLVVNPDGAFSIGLNIDRDHITVVALDFVGQVRFRISREVHFAMPDDVRAFVAETLNTLSRKRLIDFDRLIGMGIGMPDDLGRVPLPNRPDAYGVWSEIDVPALFSDLIDAPAVVENDAAAAAIGEMQFGHGLQSRSFIYTLISAGLGGGMVINGHYFRGADGRSGEIGFLPIPGEAETERTLQDAVSLYALYARLTAHGFAASVPADLEDLSPQAQSVVDAWLDEAAQHLYMPFLTLNCALNPEAHYIGGRMPAAIIDGLCDRLNALYARLSDRRLPPIAPVRRAALAIDACACGAGILPFNERFLPIREALMKSA, encoded by the coding sequence ATGACCTTGGAAGCGTTTCCAGACGATACGCGCACGGCCCCCCGCAGCGGTACCTATGAAGAGGGCCTGTCGGGCACCAATCTCGAACGCGCGGGCGACCACAATCAGCGCGTGACGCTTCAGGCCATCCGCGCCCGCGGGCCCATCACGCGGGCCGATCTGGCCGATATCACCAGCCTGACGGCCCCGGCCATCGCCAATATTACGCGGCGCCTACTCAATGACGGCCTGATCCTTAAGGCCGGGCGTCTGACGGGCGGACGCGGTCAGCCCGCCACACAACTGGTGGTCAACCCGGACGGGGCCTTTTCGATTGGGCTCAACATTGATCGCGACCACATTACCGTCGTCGCCCTGGATTTCGTGGGTCAGGTGCGTTTTCGCATCAGCCGCGAAGTCCATTTCGCCATGCCTGACGACGTGCGCGCCTTCGTGGCCGAAACACTAAACACCCTGAGCCGCAAACGCCTGATCGACTTTGATCGTCTGATCGGCATGGGCATCGGGATGCCGGACGATCTGGGGCGGGTGCCCCTGCCCAATCGTCCGGACGCCTATGGGGTGTGGTCTGAAATCGACGTACCGGCCCTCTTTTCTGACCTGATCGACGCCCCGGCGGTCGTGGAAAACGATGCCGCTGCGGCGGCCATTGGCGAGATGCAGTTCGGCCACGGCCTGCAATCGCGCTCCTTCATCTATACACTGATTTCCGCCGGTCTGGGCGGCGGTATGGTCATCAATGGCCACTATTTCCGCGGCGCGGATGGGCGGTCAGGCGAAATCGGCTTCCTGCCCATCCCCGGCGAAGCAGAGACAGAACGGACGCTTCAAGACGCGGTGTCTCTCTACGCCCTCTATGCCCGTCTGACCGCGCACGGCTTCGCAGCCAGCGTCCCTGCCGATCTCGAAGACCTGTCACCGCAGGCGCAAAGCGTGGTGGATGCGTGGCTGGATGAAGCCGCGCAGCACCTCTACATGCCGTTTCTGACGCTCAACTGCGCCCTGAACCCGGAAGCGCACTACATTGGCGGACGGATGCCGGCCGCCATTATCGACGGTCTGTGCGACCGGCTGAACGCGCTCTATGCGCGCCTGTCCGACCGCCGCCTGCCGCCCATAGCGCCTGTGCGCCGCGCCGCTTTGGCCATCGACGCCTGTGCCTGCGGAGCGGGCATCCTGCCATTCAATGAGCGCTTCCTGCCGATCCGGGAAGCGCTCATGAAGTCGGCTTAA
- a CDS encoding alpha-E domain-containing protein, whose product MMLSRVANSIYWMSRYLERAENVARFIDVNTHLMLDLGLSVEETQWYPLIATSGDDEDFNKRYATADEKSIVRFLTFDDKNPNSILSSIYRARENARTVREVIPVEVWEKINELYHLTQAHSRKRSVEALQAYYTEVRQSGTHFAGMMINAMSRGDGWHFARMGQLLERADKTARLLDVKYFLLLPRGEQVDSPYDNVQWGAVLKSVNALEMYRQEYHSINYRDVAQFLLFSKLFPRSVRFSLDYATVCMEAICEQQPNCAALNDMKALRTRLMEADATALIASGLHEFIDEYQLGLNRLDQSVYETFFKD is encoded by the coding sequence ATGATGTTAAGCCGCGTTGCCAATTCAATCTACTGGATGTCGCGCTATCTGGAGCGCGCGGAAAACGTCGCGCGCTTCATCGACGTCAACACCCACCTGATGCTCGATCTCGGTCTGAGCGTCGAGGAGACGCAGTGGTATCCTTTGATCGCCACCTCTGGCGACGATGAGGATTTCAACAAGCGCTACGCCACCGCCGATGAGAAATCCATCGTACGCTTCCTGACGTTTGACGACAAGAATCCCAACTCCATTCTGTCCTCCATCTACCGGGCGCGCGAAAACGCCCGCACGGTGCGCGAAGTGATCCCGGTCGAGGTATGGGAAAAGATCAACGAGCTTTACCACCTGACGCAGGCCCATAGCCGCAAGCGCTCGGTCGAAGCCCTGCAAGCCTACTACACCGAGGTGCGTCAGTCGGGCACCCACTTCGCCGGCATGATGATCAACGCCATGTCTCGCGGCGACGGCTGGCACTTTGCGCGTATGGGGCAGTTGCTGGAGCGCGCTGACAAGACGGCGCGCCTTCTCGACGTGAAATACTTTCTGCTTCTGCCGCGCGGTGAGCAGGTCGATAGCCCCTATGACAATGTGCAGTGGGGCGCGGTGCTGAAATCGGTCAATGCGCTTGAAATGTACCGGCAGGAATACCACTCGATCAATTACCGCGACGTGGCGCAGTTCCTTTTGTTTTCCAAGCTGTTCCCGCGTTCGGTGCGCTTCTCGCTCGACTACGCCACCGTGTGCATGGAAGCCATCTGCGAACAGCAGCCAAACTGCGCTGCGCTCAACGACATGAAGGCCCTGCGCACGCGGCTGATGGAGGCCGATGCCACCGCCCTTATCGCGTCAGGCCTGCATGAGTTCATCGACGAATATCAACTTGGGCTGAACCGGCTGGATCAGTCCGTGTACGAAACCTTCTTCAAGGATTGA
- a CDS encoding circularly permuted type 2 ATP-grasp protein has translation MSLESYKTEGFFDELFASDGVPHPAAAGLVEQLDALSRADLKRRQKQAEDILYQSGNTFNVYGDKKGTEKILPFDIIPRLVSAADWAKLERGINQRIRALNLFIQDIYNDQKILKDKVIPAELIFSSACYLKPCEGLSPPKGVWTHISGTDFVRDGDGEFYVLEDNLRCPSGISYVLENRAVQKRILPKAFQTLKVRPVSNYGDHLYKTLKFIAPEGKDEPNIVVLTPGIYNSAYFEHAYLAQQMGVPLCQNSDLVVEDDTVYMRTTQGLKQVDVIYRRIDDEFIDPQVFRKDSLLGVPGIMNAYRKGKVALANAPGTGIADDKAVYAYVPKIVKYYLGEDAIAQNVPTYICEDDKERDYVLANLDKLVVKAVNLSGGYGMLIGPKSTKAEQKEFAEKIRAKPRDYIAQPTLSLSRAPTLIGNGIEGRHVDFRPYSLFGEDVFTLPGGLTRVALKKGSLVVNSSQGGGSKDTWVLGEENYYGVAE, from the coding sequence GTGAGTCTGGAATCCTATAAAACCGAAGGGTTTTTCGACGAGCTGTTCGCCAGCGACGGCGTGCCGCATCCGGCCGCCGCCGGACTGGTCGAACAGTTGGACGCGCTCAGCCGGGCCGACCTGAAACGCCGTCAAAAACAGGCCGAAGACATCCTTTATCAGTCGGGCAACACCTTCAACGTCTATGGCGACAAGAAGGGCACCGAGAAGATCCTGCCGTTTGACATCATTCCGCGCCTTGTGTCGGCGGCGGACTGGGCCAAGCTGGAACGCGGCATCAATCAGCGTATCCGCGCCCTGAACCTGTTCATTCAGGACATCTATAACGATCAGAAGATTCTCAAGGACAAGGTGATCCCGGCCGAGCTGATCTTTTCATCGGCCTGCTACCTCAAGCCCTGCGAAGGCCTGTCGCCGCCCAAGGGCGTATGGACGCATATTTCCGGCACCGACTTTGTGCGCGATGGCGACGGCGAATTCTACGTGCTGGAGGACAATCTGCGCTGCCCGTCGGGCATTTCCTACGTGCTGGAAAACCGCGCCGTGCAAAAGCGCATCCTGCCCAAGGCGTTTCAGACCCTGAAGGTGCGCCCCGTCTCCAACTATGGCGACCACCTGTACAAAACGCTGAAATTCATTGCCCCCGAAGGCAAGGACGAGCCGAATATCGTCGTGCTGACGCCCGGCATCTATAACTCCGCCTATTTCGAGCACGCCTATCTGGCGCAGCAGATGGGCGTGCCCCTGTGCCAGAATTCCGACCTCGTGGTCGAAGACGACACGGTCTATATGCGCACGACTCAGGGCCTGAAACAGGTCGATGTCATCTATCGCCGCATTGATGATGAGTTCATCGACCCGCAGGTCTTCCGGAAAGATTCGCTGCTGGGCGTCCCCGGCATTATGAACGCCTATCGCAAGGGGAAGGTGGCGCTGGCCAATGCGCCGGGTACCGGTATCGCCGACGATAAGGCCGTCTATGCCTATGTGCCGAAGATCGTGAAATACTATCTGGGCGAAGACGCCATCGCCCAGAATGTGCCCACCTATATCTGTGAGGATGACAAGGAGCGCGACTACGTTCTGGCCAATCTCGACAAGCTGGTGGTCAAGGCCGTGAACCTGTCGGGCGGCTACGGTATGCTGATCGGCCCCAAGAGCACCAAGGCTGAGCAGAAAGAATTTGCTGAAAAAATCCGGGCCAAGCCGCGCGACTATATCGCCCAGCCCACCCTGTCCTTGTCGCGCGCCCCCACCCTGATCGGCAACGGCATCGAAGGCCGCCACGTCGATTTCCGCCCCTATTCGCTGTTTGGCGAAGACGTCTTCACCCTGCCCGGCGGCCTGACGCGCGTGGCGCTGAAAAAAGGCTCGCTGGTCGTCAATTCGTCGCAGGGCGGCGGGTCGAAAGATACCTGGGTGCTGGGCGAAGAGAACTATTACGGAGTGGCGGAATGA
- a CDS encoding class II glutamine amidotransferase, translating into MFSDISSDIFAFSFDGLSSPLIDLKFRTGPQKGDHTLGWGLAWYPADNKAAMVAKDPAAKDTVSLKGAMSDWEGFRSTVFFCKVRGAATGYTHLETQPFTRSFAGQDWVFMHNGNLDKEAIKKLHHNKSIFLEPLGRTDSELALVFLLGKIEDYGARTLAAIDHNVLLSWFLQLDDLGSADMAISDGVTVAVFYGSKSQSSLYYSRIKPPHAAEGFQSDAASFALNNPRDTFRTAVVFASSPFASGKWTPMQGGQLIIARRGAVIWTNKKEAPPKLPVPPQQPDRPSALSSPILQGGPLEKITERNALFASVQAQSQQASIVAKLASMSHVQSNVINARSVTHAPDGSPLTYRLYDVVHSTEYTYEKAVEHSTHTFRLLPVEDQLQEVIHSTLTISAEGEDVRFEDVFGNQNIHYSIIKPYKQLTVSCRSLVKIFGQAPDDYGPAQRQARFPISWMPWQLQVMEPYLLLLEMPETQIAELLVYARAFSERNAGHVMDTLNDINLTIYRDYQYVPGSTSFSTTPFDVYANRKGVCQDFANLFITLARLLGIPARYRMGYIFTGANYENKIQSDASHAWAEVYIPYIGWRGFDPTNGCLVSQDHVRVACGRNYLDATPTSGTIYRGGGKEDLRVQVTMNEVYL; encoded by the coding sequence TTGTTCAGCGATATTTCGAGCGACATCTTTGCGTTTAGTTTCGACGGCTTAAGTTCGCCGCTCATCGACCTGAAGTTTCGCACCGGCCCGCAAAAGGGCGACCATACGCTCGGTTGGGGTCTGGCATGGTACCCTGCGGATAATAAGGCCGCAATGGTGGCCAAGGACCCGGCGGCCAAGGACACGGTGTCGCTCAAAGGCGCCATGAGCGATTGGGAAGGGTTCCGCTCGACCGTCTTCTTCTGCAAGGTGCGCGGCGCGGCCACAGGCTATACCCATCTGGAAACCCAGCCCTTCACCCGCTCCTTTGCCGGTCAGGACTGGGTGTTCATGCACAATGGCAACCTCGACAAGGAAGCCATCAAGAAGCTGCACCACAACAAGTCGATCTTTCTGGAGCCGCTGGGGCGCACCGATTCAGAGCTGGCTCTGGTCTTCCTGCTGGGCAAGATCGAGGATTACGGCGCGCGCACGCTCGCGGCCATCGACCACAACGTCCTTCTGAGCTGGTTCCTGCAACTGGATGATCTGGGCTCCGCCGACATGGCCATTTCCGATGGCGTGACGGTGGCGGTCTTTTACGGCTCCAAATCGCAGTCGAGCCTCTATTACAGCCGCATCAAGCCGCCGCACGCTGCCGAAGGGTTTCAGTCGGACGCCGCCTCGTTCGCGCTGAACAATCCGCGCGACACCTTCCGCACGGCGGTGGTCTTTGCCTCATCGCCGTTTGCGTCAGGCAAGTGGACGCCAATGCAGGGCGGGCAACTGATCATCGCCCGGCGCGGCGCGGTCATCTGGACCAACAAGAAAGAAGCCCCGCCGAAATTGCCGGTGCCGCCGCAGCAGCCGGACCGCCCGTCGGCCCTGTCTTCGCCCATCCTTCAGGGCGGGCCGCTGGAGAAGATCACCGAACGCAACGCCCTGTTCGCCAGCGTACAGGCCCAGTCTCAGCAGGCCTCCATCGTCGCCAAGCTGGCCAGTATGAGCCACGTGCAGTCGAACGTGATCAATGCCCGTTCGGTCACCCACGCCCCGGACGGCAGCCCCCTCACCTACCGGCTTTATGACGTGGTGCATTCGACCGAATACACCTATGAGAAGGCCGTTGAACATTCGACCCACACCTTCCGCCTGCTGCCGGTCGAAGATCAGCTTCAGGAGGTCATCCATTCGACCCTGACCATTTCAGCCGAGGGCGAGGATGTGCGCTTTGAGGACGTGTTCGGCAATCAGAACATCCACTACTCGATTATCAAGCCGTACAAGCAACTGACCGTCTCGTGCCGCTCGCTGGTCAAGATTTTTGGGCAGGCCCCGGACGATTACGGCCCGGCCCAGCGTCAGGCGCGCTTCCCCATTTCGTGGATGCCGTGGCAGCTTCAGGTGATGGAGCCTTATCTGCTTCTGCTCGAAATGCCGGAAACGCAGATCGCCGAACTGCTGGTCTATGCGCGCGCCTTCTCGGAGCGCAATGCAGGTCACGTCATGGACACGCTGAACGACATCAACCTGACCATCTACCGCGACTATCAATACGTGCCCGGTTCGACCTCGTTTTCGACCACGCCTTTTGATGTCTATGCCAATCGTAAGGGCGTCTGTCAGGACTTCGCCAACCTGTTCATCACACTGGCGCGGCTTCTGGGCATCCCGGCGCGCTACCGCATGGGCTACATCTTCACCGGGGCCAATTACGAGAACAAGATTCAGTCCGACGCCAGCCACGCCTGGGCCGAGGTCTATATCCCCTATATCGGCTGGCGCGGCTTCGATCCGACCAATGGCTGCCTCGTGTCGCAGGACCATGTGCGGGTGGCGTGCGGGCGCAACTATCTCGATGCGACGCCAACCTCCGGCACCATCTATCGCGGCGGCGGCAAGGAGGACCTGCGGGTGCAGGTGACGATGAACGAGGTCTATCTATGA